A portion of the Faecalibacterium sp. I3-3-89 genome contains these proteins:
- the pyrB gene encoding aspartate carbamoyltransferase, with the protein MAVRHFIEPNSFSLDEQLALLDLADRMEADPAPYAHLCDGRILATLFYEPSTRTRLSFESAMLRLGGKTLGFAGAQLSSASKGETVADTARVVSNYADVIAMRHPKEGAPLRASLYARVPVINAGDGGHAHPSQTMIDLMTIRQRKGRLDHLTVGFCGDLKFGRTVHSLTAALSQFEGNRFVFISPEELRIPQYVKDETLTPLHQTYKETADLEAELPHLDVLYMTRIQQERFFNEEDYLRLKGCYSLNAKLLELAPSDMPVLHPLPRIDEIKLDVDSDPRAAYFDQVHNGVYIRMAIILALLGIPDPVTGTKVLK; encoded by the coding sequence ATGGCTGTGAGACACTTTATTGAGCCGAACAGCTTTTCTCTGGACGAACAGCTGGCCCTTCTCGACCTTGCAGACCGGATGGAGGCAGACCCCGCGCCCTATGCACATCTCTGCGATGGGCGCATTCTGGCGACGCTGTTCTACGAGCCGTCCACCCGCACCCGGCTTTCCTTCGAGTCGGCCATGCTGCGGCTGGGCGGCAAGACGCTGGGCTTTGCCGGGGCACAGCTGTCCAGTGCCAGCAAGGGTGAGACGGTGGCAGATACTGCCCGCGTCGTGAGCAATTATGCCGATGTCATCGCCATGCGCCACCCGAAAGAGGGCGCACCGCTCCGGGCGTCCCTGTATGCACGGGTGCCTGTCATCAATGCAGGCGACGGCGGGCACGCCCACCCCTCCCAGACCATGATCGACCTGATGACCATCCGCCAGCGCAAAGGGCGGCTGGATCACCTGACGGTGGGCTTCTGCGGCGACCTCAAATTTGGCCGGACGGTCCACTCCCTGACCGCAGCCCTCAGCCAGTTCGAGGGGAATCGCTTCGTGTTCATCTCGCCGGAGGAGCTGCGCATCCCCCAGTACGTCAAGGACGAGACCCTGACGCCGCTCCATCAGACCTACAAGGAGACGGCAGACCTCGAAGCCGAGCTGCCGCATCTGGACGTGCTCTATATGACCCGCATCCAGCAGGAGCGCTTTTTCAACGAAGAGGACTACCTCCGGTTGAAAGGCTGCTACTCCCTGAACGCCAAGCTCTTGGAGCTGGCCCCATCGGATATGCCGGTGCTGCACCCGCTGCCCCGCATCGACGAGATCAAGCTGGACGTGGACAGCGACCCCCGTGCCGCCTACTTCGACCAAGTCCACAACGGCGTTTATATCCGGATGGCCATTATTCTGGCCCTGCTGGGCATCCCCGACCCTGTGACCGGAACTAAAGTGCTGAAATAA
- a CDS encoding adenylosuccinate synthase yields MLTAVTGINWGDEGKGRVIDLLAENADVVARYQGGNNAGHTVVTEKGKFILNLLPSGILHPDVTCVLGTGMVIDLDHLAGEMQAIEARGVEISPKNLKLSDKATISMPWHKVQDGLEEDRLAQKGSAFGSTRRGIAYAYSDKYRKKTLRLGDLLHLDEERTQNRLHMILDSKNMELAGCYHQEKMSYDALLSWCRAQAEQFAPYICDVGAFLQEAHDSGKRIVLEAQLGAMRDIDYGIFPFTSSSNTLAAYAPLGAGIPNCRLDHVVGVLKAYSTCVGAGPFAAENAMGEDWNEKLRKAGGEYGAATGRPRRVGPFDCVASRYGLACQGADKIALTKLDVLSSMKEIPVITGYRLDGVEVPRFDTLSDLDRMEPVVTMLPGWNRDISGCKSWDDLPKEAKGYVEFLEQQLGHAIQFISTGAEREKFVLKGEWL; encoded by the coding sequence ATGCTGACTGCTGTTACTGGAATCAACTGGGGCGATGAGGGCAAGGGCCGCGTCATCGACCTGCTGGCCGAAAACGCCGATGTGGTCGCCCGCTATCAGGGCGGCAACAACGCCGGCCATACCGTCGTGACCGAAAAGGGTAAGTTCATCCTGAACCTGCTGCCCTCCGGCATCCTGCACCCGGACGTCACCTGTGTGCTGGGCACGGGAATGGTCATCGACCTTGACCATCTTGCAGGCGAGATGCAGGCCATCGAGGCCCGCGGCGTGGAGATCAGCCCTAAGAACCTGAAGCTCTCCGACAAAGCTACCATCTCCATGCCGTGGCATAAGGTGCAGGACGGGCTGGAAGAAGACCGCCTTGCCCAAAAGGGCAGTGCCTTCGGCTCCACCCGGCGCGGCATTGCCTACGCTTACAGCGACAAATACCGCAAAAAGACCCTGCGTTTGGGCGACCTGCTCCATCTGGACGAGGAGCGCACCCAGAACCGTCTGCACATGATTTTGGACTCCAAGAACATGGAGCTGGCGGGCTGCTACCATCAGGAAAAGATGTCCTACGATGCGCTGCTGAGCTGGTGCAGAGCACAGGCGGAGCAGTTTGCACCGTACATCTGCGATGTGGGGGCCTTTTTGCAGGAAGCTCACGACAGCGGCAAGCGCATCGTGCTGGAAGCCCAGCTGGGTGCGATGCGGGATATTGATTACGGTATCTTCCCGTTTACATCCAGCTCCAACACGCTGGCAGCTTACGCACCGCTGGGGGCCGGCATCCCCAACTGCCGCCTCGACCATGTGGTGGGCGTGCTGAAAGCGTATTCCACCTGCGTAGGTGCCGGTCCTTTTGCCGCTGAGAACGCCATGGGCGAGGACTGGAACGAGAAGCTGCGCAAGGCAGGCGGGGAATACGGTGCGGCCACAGGCCGTCCCCGCCGGGTCGGCCCCTTCGACTGCGTGGCCAGTCGGTACGGTCTGGCCTGTCAGGGGGCGGATAAGATCGCCCTCACCAAGCTGGATGTCCTCAGCAGCATGAAGGAGATCCCGGTCATCACCGGTTACAGGCTGGATGGTGTGGAAGTCCCCCGCTTCGATACCCTGTCCGACCTCGACCGGATGGAGCCGGTGGTCACGATGCTGCCCGGCTGGAACAGGGATATTTCCGGCTGCAAGAGCTGGGATGACCTGCCCAAGGAAGCGAAGGGCTATGTGGAGTTCCTCGAACAGCAGCTGGGCCATGCGATCCAGTTCATCTCCACGGGCGCGGAGCGCGAGAAGTTTGTGCTGAAAGGAGAATGGCTGTGA
- a CDS encoding LysR family transcriptional regulator: MYVDWEYYKIFYYVAKYQNFTKAARVLGNNQPNITHSMNRLESQLNCVLFIRSNRGVTLTPEGEMLYSRIASAAVQIQDAEEELSASATLEHGAISISATETALNIYLSEKLRAFHTEYPGIRLRISNHSTPQAVQAVKNGEVDFAVISTPAELESGLKMVDLMPFYEVLVGGRTFTALASQNLTLKELVNYPLISLSDESMTRSFYRQFFLDHDAVLRPDTEAATTDQMLTLVKSELGLAFVPEPMAKAALERGELVQLHLQEIIPQRSICLVYDHHRPLNTAARKFQQLLTERTAPPRTQK; encoded by the coding sequence ATGTATGTGGACTGGGAATATTATAAGATCTTCTATTATGTGGCGAAGTATCAGAACTTTACCAAGGCGGCGCGGGTGCTGGGGAACAACCAGCCCAATATCACCCACTCGATGAACCGGCTGGAAAGTCAGCTGAACTGTGTGCTCTTCATCCGCTCCAACCGGGGCGTCACCCTGACACCGGAGGGCGAGATGCTCTATTCCCGCATTGCGTCGGCGGCGGTGCAGATTCAGGACGCCGAGGAGGAGCTGAGTGCCAGCGCCACGCTGGAGCACGGCGCGATCAGCATCAGCGCAACGGAAACGGCGCTGAACATCTATCTGTCCGAAAAACTGCGGGCCTTCCACACCGAATATCCCGGCATCCGGCTGCGCATCTCCAACCACTCCACCCCGCAGGCAGTGCAGGCCGTGAAGAACGGCGAGGTGGACTTTGCCGTCATCTCGACCCCCGCAGAGCTTGAGTCGGGGCTGAAAATGGTGGATTTGATGCCCTTTTACGAGGTTCTGGTGGGCGGCCGGACCTTCACCGCACTGGCAAGCCAGAACCTGACCCTGAAAGAACTGGTCAACTACCCCCTCATCTCCCTCAGCGACGAGAGCATGACCCGCAGCTTCTACCGGCAGTTCTTCCTTGACCACGATGCCGTCCTCCGGCCCGACACCGAGGCCGCCACCACCGACCAGATGCTGACCCTTGTAAAAAGCGAGCTGGGCCTTGCTTTCGTGCCGGAACCGATGGCAAAAGCTGCGCTGGAACGCGGCGAACTCGTCCAGCTGCACCTGCAGGAGATCATCCCCCAGCGCAGCATCTGCCTCGTCTACGACCACCACCGCCCGCTGAACACAGCAGCCCGGAAGTTCCAGCAGCTGCTGACCGAGCGGACCGCCCCGCCCAGAACGCAGAAATAA
- a CDS encoding TetR/AcrR family transcriptional regulator: MDIRIARTDRAIEQAFMELREKNPLERIKIKDLCALACINKSTFYAHYEDIYALANALENKLVESILASVPHTHDDEALHQTDALTRELFQAFVQNQRAVNILFSGNRQGIFANSIEKGLRQRFEEADPTFAADLNRGILLSFCVQGCFYAFTNNSGRMDESKLVALLGAIAKAAQKIEL, encoded by the coding sequence GTGGACATCCGTATCGCGCGCACCGACCGGGCCATCGAACAGGCATTCATGGAGCTGCGGGAGAAGAACCCTCTGGAGCGGATCAAAATAAAGGACCTGTGTGCGCTGGCCTGCATCAACAAATCGACGTTCTACGCCCACTATGAGGACATCTATGCGCTGGCGAACGCGCTGGAAAACAAGCTCGTCGAGTCGATCCTCGCCAGCGTGCCCCACACCCATGACGATGAGGCACTGCATCAGACCGATGCACTGACAAGGGAGCTGTTTCAGGCCTTCGTGCAGAACCAGCGGGCCGTGAATATCCTGTTTTCGGGCAACCGGCAGGGCATCTTCGCCAACAGCATCGAAAAGGGCCTGCGCCAGCGGTTCGAGGAGGCAGACCCGACCTTTGCGGCCGACCTGAACCGGGGCATCCTGCTTTCGTTCTGCGTGCAGGGCTGCTTCTACGCCTTTACCAACAACAGCGGTCGGATGGACGAAAGCAAGCTGGTGGCCCTGCTGGGGGCCATCGCCAAGGCGGCACAAAAGATCGAATTATAG